AGTGTTTCTGAGGAAGTGTCCACTTCTGCATTGTTTCAAAACAAGAAACTGAAACAGAACACATGTGAAACTAAAAAGCTGAGATCCCAAACTAAAGTAGCAATTGTTTGGTTCTGTAACTGAAACATGAGTTTCAATCGGATTAACAAGGAAGGTAACTGAATAAAGTGACAAGCTTTGATGAATACCTGAGAAGACGAGGAGGGCTGGAGAATCTTGCCTCTCCTGGCGAAACCCAAAACGAGTTGGTGAAAAGATGTCAGCTTTGAATTGGGTATCGAAGCGATCAACATAGGAAGTATAGCAGCGATCCAAGCAACTCTAACCAACCAAACTATCCCCAATtccattctcttcttcttcttgttgagaGTGAGAACCAGTTGTGAAGTCACTTTGTTTGGTCCTTTCGAACACAATCCACGAGTGGGAATGGATCACTGTGTTGATTGGGTTTTTGTGATCTCACTAATTATGGCGTAGATTGGTTTGCCGGCCCGTTATGACCAGTACTTCAGCGTTTGCATCGTTTGATAAAACCAGATCCGAAAAAGTAGCATAAACCCGAATCAAAACTTGTCACAATACCAGAAtggatcaaaaaaatttaataccggaagaaccaaaccaaaacgtCTCTGAACCTAAATATTTCGGATACCTTAAAATACCTGtatcataattatatatttaaatatattattatttttagataaaatatgcaaaatttccaaaattcctgaaaatatcaaaaattatccaaaataacaaaaaataaataactaaaaggCCGATTTGGCTGGAAAACAACGAAACATAAGATTATTAGGTATGCATGCAAGGGAAAAATTAATTAGGTAACCGGAGCACACAGCAAATTGGAAATTACGTAGTAGTCCTCATAGAGCTCCAACTTGAGTAGCGTAGCCTGATATCTTCTTACGGTAGGCAAATCTAGTTTAGATACTAGTGTCAGGTGGTGTctccgaaaatgacattttatcTTACATATATTAGCAAATGTATGGGATATATGTATTTATTCGAAAGCGCGATAGAGCGCGTTGAGTGGTATACGAACCCTAACaattttttgttatcaataataACAAGTAGTCCTTCAATACTAATATAATGATATATATCGGGGTAACTATTTTTGAACTTATACCATGACcactcattttaaaaaaaacgataCAAATAAATATGCAGAAGCTGCCTTTATTTTCTCTTGGCTCGTCAGTTATGGTATAACGATGATGTCGATAGAGTGGAAAGTTCAACGTTAGAAATGATGATGCGCTTTGGTCAACAAGGATGGTTTGAGAGAAAACGTTAATATGTTCCTTTTGTAAATAGATCTTACTTGAAGCTTCCAACAGTGGTCATTTCTTAGTAAAGCAAATAAGACAAATCGATTGAAGTGTATAACTTGTAGACGTGTCTGAATGAAGTCCACAAAAGTAAGGAGAAAGAAGTAGTGAAATAATTAACCGATAAAACATAAGGTTTGATAGGGAACTAAACCATATGGACGTTAAACCAAAGGGAAAACTAAACCgaatgaaatttttatttaacttgAATTGAGCTAGACCAGGTTGGATAAGCACGAAATTTAAATgcttatttaacaaaatatagcaaatgtGTCAGAGATATTTTATGTAACCTAAGGTTGAATCATTATGTCTAGGACTAGGTAGCTGGCCGCATTTAATGCTTTGTATAAGCTGGATTATGTGGAAGAAACTCCACCGTCTTCATCCATTTTGCGCTATAAAAGGAGGCTACCAGCACCTCAATTCTGCAAAACAAAATTCCCCCAATAATACAGTTCTGGTAGATTGATTCCGGCAACAGCCTGCGAAGAAGGGATTAAAGGTACGTCCgcagattttttttatgattcaaCATTCACTATATAGAGAGAGTTAATTACGGTATAGTTTTGTTGACGCTTCTTGCGTGCATGTACCAGATGGGTAGGTTATTTCGGCTCATCATGGGCCTTTGGTGTAAGTCGTCAACCGGCGTCTGGAATTTCAAAGAAACCCCAAATTCTGAGGGCGAAGCGTTGATTATCAACAGGACAGATTCTGTAGATGGTATCGTTGAGAGGATCCGTATAACTCTGAACCTAGGTATTCTCATTCCTGTTGTGTTGACCTATCAGCTCCCGCCGTGGATGCTCCATCCTGATGGCCCAACGACTCCGCCGATCACTTTGGTTAGTAACAAAGACGTCGAAATCATGACAAGTGTAACAATTTTCTTACACTAACCGAGtgtatatgatttttatttggAAGATTTGGTTGGAGGTCATCCGATCGTGTGTAGTAAGCATATGCTGGAGATCATGTTCAATGAACCACAATTGCTACTCGTCTTCCGTGTCGCTCTAGAGATAGAGATGGTCTACGGTCTAGAGAATGATGATGATCATAATGCTGAACCTCCTGACAATCTTACCATAAACGAAAGTGAATTTCTATCTTTTGAGGGAGCGGTTCCCTTATCTCTTGATCCACTCGACAACTACAATACTCAAGATGAAGGTAAACATACTGTATAAGTAAAATATCCAATATTATATGATCTAGTTGTCTTACAAACTTGATTATTGCGAATGTTAAAACccgtttaaaatttgaatttatacgcgctatatatagaaaaaatctTGGTTATTATGTCAAAATAAGTATGCGCATGTGGTTATCATTATACAGatcttttattaatataaaccGGATTTTAACgatgtaaatatatttgatttgttcTGATACATATATGAGGTGTTGACGCCCTGAATCTAACTTTTTTGTTAGTGCTCTATGGAGAACCGATAACTATCGAGGATCTACAAAACTCAGTTCCAAACTTTGAAGCAACCCCAATGGTTCATCAAGGCGATACCTTTGACCAAGAACCCCTTCACGTGTGGGAAAACATGGCTGAGGACGAAACGTACTGGGATGGCATGATGGAAAGAGAGAGGGCATTTGAGGTTTATATTGCACGGTCCCCACTCCCAACAGAAGAAGTTATAGGATTATCGCTTGCTCACAATAGGAGGGTATGTGCCCCACAACCTGAAACTTTCATTGTCATCGACGATGATGATGACAATTCCTACACTGGCTCGACCAATGGAAACAACGAACTCGATAACATCATTGCCCTCCCTCCACCCGTTCAGATAGAACCTGATTCTACAGTGGACAATATCAACAGCGTAACAGTCCTCACAAGAGGTATTTAGTTAAAAATGTGATAACATATTCTGTTTATAAACTGGAGTGTACCGAATATAACGAGGCGTTGTTCTTCACAGGTGAACCATCCGCTGCGGAAAAAATAATACACACTGTTGATGCTCCTAACAATCTACATGCTACGTCTCCGACCGCAACTGGTGCCACTACTGAACCTTTCCTTGATCTCACACTCGGGGTGGGAATAGGAAATAACAGGGCTGATCCAGAGCCTCTCAGTGACGGCGGAGACGCCTCGTCTGAATCTGAAGATGGTTGTGGTGGGTTTGATCCcctaatttaaaacaaataaccTAAATTATAACTAAGTTGCCTATCTTTTGATGTGAAATATATGGGCGGGggaaaagcttttttttttggttatcgTAAACGGAAAGACGGAAATGACAATATGTAATATGACCTTgtaatgtaaaatattaatgTGAAATATGTTTATGTACTTCCTGATGTAGCATGATACTAATATAACTATCATCAAAATAATATGTAGGAATCGAAACTAACAATGCGGATGCATTGTATGAAGGGAAGGTGTTTAAAAGTATAGCtgatttcaaacaacaaattgCTTTATACGCTTTGCGAAATAAATTCCGTTTTAGGAATGCTCGATCAACTCCCGGCGGAATGGTCCTGAGATGCGTAAGTAGTTCATGCAAATGGAGGATTTACGCAGTCAAAATGAAGAATGTTGAAAAATACGAAATACGGAGAGTTATTTCTGAACATATGTGTTCAGTTGACGAAAGAGCAGgtataaatcatataaataacataaGCTGTTCCAATTTTCCTTCAAATAATAAGCGGTGATTGATATAATCTTAACGTAAAAGACGTACGCAAGTCAGAGTGATTATAGTATGAAAAAGTTAGCTTTAGAATTTATATACGGTTTCTTTTGTGGTTAGTAACGATGGAGTGGTACAAATAGTTGTTTACTCAATTTAAATTGATAGTTTCACATAACATGTTACCTTATGAAAAAAcgaaacaaataataaatataactgGAAAACTTTTAAACGCAGGCTATGAAGCACAAGCAACACATATGGTCATTGGGGAAATGATAAAGTCAAGGTTTGCAGGAAACGGTGGAGGACCACGCCCAAACGAAATCATACAAGTCATGCTCGGTGATCACAACGTAAGGATATCTTATTGGAAAGCATGGCGATCAAGAGAAGTTGCACTAGAACATGCAAAAGGTTCATCTGCCACGTCTTATAGATTGCTTCCAGAATACCTACATAGACTCGTGGTGGCAAATCCCGGTTCAGTGGCAGAAATGCACACGGTTTACGAACAAGGGATTGGTCATCGGTTCAAATACATGTTTCTTGCCCTCGGTGCATGTATCAATGGTTTCAAACATATGCGTAATGTCATTATCATCGATGGAGCACATTTACGAGGCAAATATGCGGGATGCTTACTCACTGCTTcagcacaagatggcaattacCAAGTATTTCCTATTGCCATTGGAATTGTTGATGGTGAGAACGACAAAGCTTGGGAGTGGTTTTTTAAAATGCTGTTAAAGTTTATCCCCAACAACAAtgatgttgtttttgtttcggACAGACACACCTCCATATACAATGGAATATCCAaggtaaaaatacaaaaatagatAGCATGGAATGTTATGTTTATAGTTATGAGAAGATTACTATAACTGAAATATATATACGTGTAGGTCTATCCCGCAGCACAACATTGTGCATGTGTGCTACACCTGAAGCGGAACATCAAGACTTATTTCAAAAACAAGAACCTTGGATACTTGGTGAGCAAGGCAGCTAGAGCATTCAGACTAACTGAATTTTACATCGCCTTCAACGAAATCAAAAACATCAATGCTTCATGTGCGGAATACCTAATTGGAATAGGGTTCGAGCACTGGGCCAGGGCACATTTTCCTGGAAATCGATACAACATAATGACAAGCAATGTCGCAGAGACATGGAACTCTGTTCTTCGTGAAGCAAGAGAATATCCGATAACAGCTTTGGTGGAGTATATCAGAGTAAAACTAATGAACTGGTTTGCTGAAAGATGTAATGTCCCACAAGTTGGGAATGGAAGACTGACGGTACGTGTGAAGGAGATAGTtgaagaaaattttcaaaacagtGGTGGAATGCTAGTAAGACGGATTAACGATGTTGGGTTTGAGGTGAAAGACAAGGATGGTTGTTCATACCACGTTAATTTAGCCACCAAATCTTGCAGTTGTCATTCATTTCAGAAGCTCCTCATACCTTGCTCCCATGCAATCGCCTCAGCAATCAAAGAGAAAGTGAGTATCGAATCCCTTGTATCAGACTTTTACACTGTAGAAAACCTATCTTTGGTATATGGGGAAGATATATTACCCATAAGCAACGAAAGCAATACAAGTGGAGCTTCGACCGAAGTTGTAGGAGAAGCGGTCGAAATATTCCCACCCTCAAGCAGACGCCCTCCAGGTAGACCGCGGAAGAGCCGGATATTGTCAACCGGGGAAATACGGGTAACCATCTGCACTATCAtatgttttgtatttatttCTGAAAAACCAGTAACAAAACTTTTATGTTGCAAGATGAAAACTCCACGAAAATGACATGTTTGTAGCCGGTGCAACGCGTCGGGACACAACAAAGCAAGTTGCAAAGTTGCGATATAAATGCAACCGGAAATATGCGAAGTTGGCGATTCTCGGATGATGAAGGTGTTTGATTGGTATGGTGGACTGTCAATGACAGAATAATGAAAACATGTGAATGTAAAATAGTTTATCCATGTTTGGACCGAGGCAGGATTGTAGTAATTCCCGGGATTGTCAAATAAATAAGATGCCAAATTTCGTCTCATGTACTTATATTCAAACATGAAAAACCTAATAAGTCGATGCTATAATTTAACTTGGTTATTATGCTTTCCCGAAACAACTGgttttgtaaaaatttaaaccggTGATATAGAGAAGCATAAATATAAACCACAACCTAGCTATATAAGGAGGTTAATTGGAGATAGTAAATCCGGTTATACGGTAAGagaaataaatatgtatatgtcAACCGGCTAAGGGAAGACAAGGTTGAAACAGTCTTACGGCAAACCAAACACAAATTCAATGTAATGCCTGATGTCTTATATATCCGAACTAGAAATCATAAAATTCATAACTACAGCTCACCCTAAACAATATTATGGTAAAGATAAATTAACTCTAATTTCCTATTTCCAATTAAAagttacaaatttataataattggGTTAGAGTTTATGTACTTGTAAGTTAATCTTAAGAAATGTATAGAAGTCATACATGAATTATTTTAAGCTTATCGACACGATAATCGACTTAGCGTCATAAGATAGAAGATAATATATAACAGATGCATACATATAAGTTTTTGATAAACAAACATTACATCCAACGTTTTTACAACCGGAAATTAAGAACATATTAAACATAAAGCTGGAAGAAGTGAAAACACGCATACACTTCAATTATTCAGATAACATCACACCAACACTTTAAGACTTGAAGTACAAACCAACAGCATAGCCATATTCGCTTTAGTACGTTTGCGGCCGAAAGTAGAAGCATTCTTTTAATCTTCTGATGCAGGTGGAGAAGAGGCAGAACCTAATGAAATTCAAAACCATATATCAATTTCTCATGTGACTCTAATAATAACTTCGATATACAAGTACATGTCATACCTTCGCCTGTAACTTCATTGCTCGCAACACTGGAGGAGGCAGCATTCTGTCTTCCCTGTTTCTTAGCATTCTCAATTTGAAAGTGAGCCTTGTATATTCCAACCGTCTCTTGCTCGCTAAATATCTCCTCAAGTATTTCCTTACTAGCCACAAGTTCATTGTCAGCAAGTCCTACatcaaattttgattataaCAACGTTATAGAATTAGAagctatttataataaaaagtatacAAATTCTAACCTTCAAACACAAATGTTGCCCCCCCAATGGTGAGAGTAGTTTCGCAGAGGAACTGGTAATAACCAACATCTTCTGCACCAGAGGAAACACATAGGGTAAGTTCAAGAAACCAGGAACGAAGACTCATCATTTCTTCAACCGCGGCGGTGGACGTCAGTGTAGTCGGTGGGGTGCGTGTTCCCTCAGGTTCAAGCAACCATTCTGGAGGGCGGTAGGCCATGACTAAGGGTGTATCCGGGTTCAATTTTAAACGATCACGGATAATAGTCTCGAGATCTTCCAACGTCTCCGTCGGCTTGATCAAAACCGTATACCCAAGAGCAGTTGGCTTCCTCTGGAATGTCCAATGGCCGTCGTCATTACGGTCCCATGCACCATGAGCTAAACGAACACGTAGTGCTGTTGACATCTGCATGAAACAAACGATGGTCATTAATTAAACTAGATAGGAAAATAAACATGgcaatacaaatttaaacctTCTATGATATATCGACGAAATGGGAAGTTGATGAAACTTGTTTGAGGATTCCTAAAACAGGTCTTACGATATTTATAGAGTACGGAATAACATAAGAAGAAGATAAGATCAACAAGTAggcatataagaaaatattataacaaattAGGGTTCTGCTCTAGTATAGATATAATGATTATATTCGTATTCTGGCAAAGACGACAATAAGGTGTTGTCTTCTATTTGAAAAATTTGAAATCCAAAGCAATTTTCTATACGCGTGCCTGACTTGAAAAGACCAGCACATGGAGTAATCGATTTCCATCTAATACTTTGAgctatatgtattattttgtaATGTAGGTTAAATGTGTTTCATATCCTGCTTTTTTAATGTGTTCAATATCTTGGTATTTTAAATGATTACATCATCTTTAAAATATGTCGACAACTATTACGTTGTAATTTACTACATAATATCGACCTTCCTAGAAAAGAATGACACAAACATGTCTTAATCCGGTAATTATGCAACTCAACTATAttaattttaccaaaaacaatTAACCTTTACCAAAAACATTCGTTCGAACTATATATATGAACTAATATACAATGCAGTAACAGACTCCTCATTTGGTTACCTagaaactaaatttttattataacaacGTTCAAAGTTTGATACACAGGGTCTTgctaaaaagaaaatcaaattaaGGCCAACTAATATAAGATATAGCACGGATACTAAATTAACAAAGCACATTTAATTCAGCATATTAAACTTCAACAATCGACAATGTTATAAAGATATCCACAAGAACAGGAATGAAGATGACATAAAGTAGGTACATGGGAAATAGATGACAATGTTATTAAGATGAAGCATTGTTTTAGAAACAAGCACAGTCAACATTACAGTATTTCAGctaaaaaaaagacaataacCGACAATAGTTACCCTTATCTAAAGCTCCTCCTTGAACTCATACACCAATATCGCTGCACGCCTCCCTTCTGCTTCTAGACGTTCATGGCTGATATTTTTACACGCTTCAGTACCATACACAGCGTGGTTGGCCATTAATAGCACAGCCATCAATCCAGAATCCGatggatttttattttgtgagacAAACTTTGGCCTAGCAACATCGTAACACTGAATAACATTGTCATCTCCTATAGGTTGACAGGCAAATCTAGCGAGATAAGGTAACATCTGCACGATGGGTTTTAAATCCGTCTCCAACGACCTCTCCTTATACAATGATATATTGCAATCGAGAACAGTGATAACCCCAATTCCAGCATCAAAACATATGCCAACCCAATGTTTGTTTCCAAGATTGCATGGAAAGTAATACCTTGTCGGATGCACCGCTGCGTCATTAGCCGAAGGAAAAATATCCCGCAATCCTTTTGGAAACATGTAACCCTCTTTGTTTCTACTCTTTACAAACTTTGGAAAAGTCTTGTTTATTGCAGCTACAAACTTGGTATCAAGTAATGCAACAGAAGATCGACCTTCTTCAGAAAGGTGTAGAAGGGTCGACCGACGTACAACTCGGATTAGAATATCTATAACCTGCCACAATATATAACCAAGGACTGAGCAAAAAAAGAACatttgtcaatatatatatgggaatcatgttacaaaaataattcaaaCCTTTGCTGACATAAACCGTGACCTCTCTAGAATAAGACGAATGTCTTTTCCACTAGCAAAAAGTCCAGCAACGTTCACCGTGCTATACCACAAATTATAGGTAATAATATATCCATTAACACTTGTAACGCCTACTTTGATTTAGTTGATACATGGAATGTAGTTAGAGCATCAGCATTGAAGGATTATAACAAAGTTCACACAGTTttccacacaaaaaaatattaaaatatttcaatagtATTGAACCCGCGTCGCGCGAGGTCGCTGGGAAGACCCGGTATCATAACTGTTCTGCGGGCCCCACGCCACGCGGCGGCCCGCAATTGgatgaatattaattttttttttttttaaaaaaaaaaaaaaagaaaagcgaaattaaaataataataataggaACATTGGGAATCGAGAAGAGAGGTTTACCAATGCTGATGGTCTTATATACACTTACAACTTGTCGTTCAGTTTGGTAGACAACTGCACATACTTCCTTTCCATCTCAGATATACTATCCAATGGAAATACAAACTTCTAAGATTCCCTAACCCGCGTCATTATATGACGGCCACATTGGTAATCATCAACAAGTGTGGATGGAACCGTCCTCTACCTCTTACTTTTCCGTGAAACTTGTACTTCCGCTATATTGTCATCAACGTTCATCTCAGAAGTTGTGTTACGTAGAGGAACCTCTGCAGGCACCATATTTAGCTGCCCCTGATTCATCTCTTCCTGAGTTAAACCCAGGGAGAACGACGGTTCGTCCGTTATGTTGTGTTCTTGCCTCTTATGTGCCTCCTGTagcgaaaatattaaaataatagttaccATAATCTATTGGAGGAATTATACAACGAGCatataatatcatatggaaacccaaagaaaacaaatataatatgttaCCAAACGTTGCTGTAACGAAATTTGCCGTGTCTGATTCTCGCTATTAGCTGATTGTGCACAGGTCTCTGGTTGTGGAGTAACACATACAAATCCGGTTGCCACATCATCTTTGTTCGTTGATGGCAAATTCACCtgcttataaaaaaaatgttttgacaTAAACATCCAAGCTAGTCCTAAAAAACATAAGACGAGGTTTATAAAGAAATAATTGCAAACCTGCGTCATATGTTTCGATCGTGGAGGCGTAGAGTAATCACTTAAGTTTCTTAGAACGTTTTTGATTGTATTTGCATTAAGATCACGTGCAGGAGTTGAATGAGTAGAAAGAGCTGCTGCTTCGGGCGGAGCAGCTGATGGAATATTTGATGGGCCATTCTGCCATTCGAATACATCTTTCACCATAGCGGAAACCATATCCTTAACACATTTAATCATTTCTTCCTTCAACTTAACAAACAAATCATCAACGTGTACGACAACTTTGCCCTCAATTGCATCAACCATTGCACATGCCGAATTAATGTTCTTATCCATAATAGCTAACTGAGGTGTTATTTTCTCTATCACAAGGGCAGCAACATTACCCGGATCAATCCTTTCAGAATTGGACTGGACATTTGATGATTTCCTTCCCTTAGAAGTTAATTTACTCATTTGTCGCATACGATCGACATCACTCTTCCTAACTCCTCCACGAAATTGAGATGTTTGGAACTCATGGTTTGCGTTGATAAGCGCAACGAGGTTGTCAACTTTGAAATCTTCCTCTTCGTCGGACCACTCGCATCTACCTTCATCAATCGGACGGGTAGAGTCCTCACATAGGATGCTACAAACATACAcctatacatagaaataatgtTATCCGATCGGCTTTGCCTCAAGGGTTATACTATGTACACAACTACCATTATTTATACGCCACAACCTAACTTTATAACTTTAAAACAACATCTTTCACTTACATTGCCTCTCTTGTCTACATTTCGGGCGTGGGCGGGGTTAAGGTTCTGTTTCTTAGTAAATATATCACGCCCGTTTCCTTCTATTTCCTCGCTATCTGACTCAGAAGAAGAACCAATCTCTTGCACCCCCTCTGTCAACGAAGGCACAGCTTCGAGCATAACAAGCTGGAGAGCTAACGCAAATCCCTTAACAGCAATTGTATTTTGGGACAAACCTACCTCATCTCTCTCTTTGATACTACACATCAGCATATCGAATGATAGTCTCCCCCAaggataagaaaaaaattcttcaaGATCTTCAATTGCTTCAGCATGCTCTCTGGATATCTTCATGTTAAGACTAGTTGGGAGGAGCACAGACTCAAGAAGTGCCAGGCAAGCATATTTGATCCGGATTTCCCTGTCCTTGACTGTTTTCCGATAGAGCATCTTCATGATAGATGAGACTGTCACGACCTCGACTTTTCCAAATAAAGATGGCCAATACGGCCTTTCGGAAATGGTTTTCTTAAGCTTCATCTTCGACTTCTTCGGAAATTTACCGCATGGTAATCCGGTTACAATCGCAAACTCTCTTAGAGAAAACCTAACAGGTTTCCCAGCACATCGGAACCACACTTCAtgtttcttcttcgttttcagTTGCCTGGATAGCATATATCGAGCAAATCTACCAGAAAAAACTGGTTTCTCTGCAATCTCTATCAATTTTCCAAAAGAAGATCGCCTAATAATATCGACCTCTTCTTCCTCTAACGCATTAAAAATTCTTTTCAAAGCACTAGATGATTGATATGTCAACACACGAACACCGACTGGTTCCTCGCCGCCTGCAAACATCATATCCGGAATCAGCCCCATTTCTTCCTCTTCCGGTGAGTCCGGACAATCAATAAGCCGTGCACACACCATCGTCAGGACCTTAACTTCGTTTTTTACTCCAAGAACTTGAACTTAGTTTACTCCGCccagaaaagaagaagaataaatatGAATAGTGTTTGCAAATAATAACGAACCGGTTAACAGATATTTCCAGTAGTAAAGATCTCAGTTGCGTGA
The nucleotide sequence above comes from Brassica napus cultivar Da-Ae chromosome A9, Da-Ae, whole genome shotgun sequence. Encoded proteins:
- the LOC125577997 gene encoding uncharacterized protein LOC125577997, which encodes MIKSRFAGNGGGPRPNEIIQVMLGDHNVRISYWKAWRSREVALEHAKGSSATSYRLLPEYLHRLVVANPGSVAEMHTVYEQGIGHRFKYMFLALGACINGFKHMRNVIIIDGAHLRGKYAGCLLTASAQDGNYQVFPIAIGIVDGENDKAWEWFFKMLLKFIPNNNDVVFVSDRHTSIYNGISKVYPAAQHCACVLHLKRNIKTYFKNKNLGYLVSKAARAFRLTEFYIAFNEIKNINASCAEYLIGIGFEHWARAHFPGNRYNIMTSNVAETWNSVLREAREYPITALVEYIRVKLMNWFAERCNVPQVGNGRLTVRVKEIVEENFQNSGGMLVRRINDVGFEVKDKDGCSYHVNLATKSCSCHSFQKLLIPCSHAIASAIKEKVSIESLVSDFYTVENLSLVYGEDILPISNESNTSGASTEVVGEAVEIFPPSSRRPPGRPRKSRILSTGEIRPVQRVGTQQSKLQSCDINATGNMRSWRFSDDEGV
- the LOC125577998 gene encoding uncharacterized protein LOC125577998 yields the protein MVCARLIDCPDSPEEEEMGLIPDMMFAGGEEPVGVRVLTYQSSSALKRIFNALEEEEVDIIRRSSFGKLIEIAEKPVFSGRFARYMLSRQLKTKKKHEVWFRCAGKPVRFSLREFAIVTGLPCGKFPKKSKMKLKKTISERPYWPSLFGKVEVVTVSSIMKMLYRKTVKDREIRIKYACLALLESVLLPTSLNMKISREHAEAIEDLEEFFSYPWGRLSFDMLMCSIKERDEVGLSQNTIAVKGFALALQLVMLEAVPSLTEGVQEIGSSSESDSEEIEGNGRDIFTKKQNLNPAHARNVDKRGNVYVCSILCEDSTRPIDEGRCEWSDEEEDFKVDNLVALINANHEFQTSQFRGGVRKSDVDRMRQMSKLTSKGRKSSNVQSNSERIDPGNVAALVIEKITPQLAIMDKNINSACAMVDAIEGKVVVHVDDLFVKLKEEMIKCVKDMVSAMVKDVFEWQNGPSNIPSAAPPEAAALSTHSTPARDLNANTIKNVLRNLSDYSTPPRSKHMTQVNLPSTNKDDVATGFVCVTPQPETCAQSANSENQTRQISLQQRLEAHKRQEHNITDEPSFSLGLTQEEMNQGQLNMVPAEVPLRNTTSEMNVDDNIAEVQVSRKSKSTVNVAGLFASGKDIRLILERSRFMSAKVIDILIRVVRRSTLLHLSEEGRSSVALLDTKFVAAINKTFPKFVKSRNKEGYMFPKGLRDIFPSANDAAVHPTRYYFPCNLGNKHWVGICFDAGIGVITVLDCNISLYKERSLETDLKPIVQMLPYLARFACQPIGDDNVIQCYDVARPKFVSQNKNPSDSGLMAVLLMANHAVYGTEACKNISHERLEAEGRRAAILVYEFKEEL